Proteins encoded in a region of the Rickettsia bellii RML369-C genome:
- the ftsH gene encoding ATP-dependent zinc metalloprotease FtsH → MNNQGKNIIVWAVIFVFVILLFNVFQSDGLLSSKNNISFSEFLTKVDEKTVNSVKIQGRIIEGTSNDGSSFSTYAPDYPDLVNRLNNNDVNIEVVPPETRMNTFLSFLISWFPMLLLIGVWVFFMRQMHGGGKAMGFGKSKAKLLSDKGPKITFKDVAGIDEAKDELTEIVDFLRDPSKFQKLGGKIPKGCLLIGPPGTGKTLLAKAIAGEANVPFFSISGSDFVEMFVGVGASRVRDMFEQGKRNAPCIIFIDEIDAVGRHRGIGMGGGNDEREQTLNQMLVEMDGFEANEGVVIIAATNRPDVLDNALLRPGRFDRQITVSNPDIDGREKILQVHLKKVKYSTKIVPRIIARGTPGFSGAELANLVNEATLIAARRNKKEVEMHDLEEAKDKVMMGVERRSMIMSDEQKKLTAYHEGGHALVGLYCLASDPIHKATIIPRGRALGMVMRLPENDRFSMPRDKMEADIAVAMAGRVAEEIIFGKEKVTSGASSDIKMATRMAKAMVTDWGLSDKVGPVYHGSASEDMYTNRNSSSDRSESTSELIDEEVKKIVTTGYDLAKDILTKHLDQLHILAKALIEYETLSGQQIKNLLSSRQLDSEEENNFPFGAASSTIKIAEEKDLKKAKPIKAKKEDKS, encoded by the coding sequence AGGTAAAAATATTATAGTTTGGGCAGTAATTTTTGTTTTTGTAATACTGCTTTTCAATGTTTTTCAGTCTGACGGGTTACTTAGCAGTAAAAATAATATATCTTTCTCAGAATTTTTAACAAAAGTCGATGAGAAAACTGTTAACTCGGTTAAAATACAAGGAAGAATAATAGAAGGAACTTCAAATGATGGATCTAGTTTTAGCACTTATGCTCCTGATTATCCTGATTTAGTAAATCGTCTAAATAATAATGACGTTAATATAGAAGTAGTGCCGCCTGAAACAAGAATGAACACCTTTTTAAGCTTCTTAATTTCTTGGTTTCCGATGCTTTTGTTAATCGGTGTTTGGGTTTTCTTTATGCGACAAATGCATGGCGGCGGTAAAGCTATGGGGTTTGGTAAATCTAAAGCCAAGCTTTTGTCGGATAAGGGGCCAAAAATAACTTTTAAAGATGTAGCTGGTATTGACGAAGCAAAAGACGAATTAACCGAAATAGTAGATTTTTTAAGAGATCCAAGCAAGTTCCAAAAGCTTGGCGGTAAAATACCTAAAGGTTGTTTGCTTATAGGTCCACCAGGAACAGGTAAGACGCTGCTTGCTAAAGCAATCGCAGGGGAGGCTAACGTACCATTTTTTAGCATCTCTGGTTCTGATTTCGTTGAGATGTTTGTAGGTGTTGGTGCTAGCCGTGTGCGTGATATGTTTGAGCAGGGCAAGCGTAACGCTCCATGTATTATCTTTATTGATGAGATTGATGCGGTAGGTCGCCATAGAGGTATTGGTATGGGCGGCGGCAATGATGAGCGTGAGCAAACACTAAATCAGATGTTAGTTGAAATGGATGGGTTTGAGGCAAATGAAGGAGTCGTGATTATTGCAGCTACTAACCGTCCTGACGTACTTGATAACGCTTTATTAAGACCAGGTAGGTTCGATAGGCAAATTACTGTCTCAAATCCTGATATTGATGGACGAGAAAAAATACTACAAGTGCATTTAAAGAAAGTAAAATACAGCACTAAAATCGTACCAAGAATTATTGCCAGAGGAACACCAGGATTTTCTGGTGCTGAACTTGCTAATTTAGTTAATGAAGCTACTCTTATTGCTGCAAGGCGTAATAAAAAAGAAGTAGAAATGCATGATTTGGAAGAGGCAAAAGATAAGGTCATGATGGGGGTTGAGCGTCGCTCAATGATTATGTCCGACGAGCAGAAAAAATTAACAGCATATCATGAGGGAGGGCATGCTTTAGTTGGTTTATATTGTCTTGCCTCTGATCCTATTCATAAAGCTACGATTATTCCACGTGGTAGAGCTCTTGGCATGGTTATGAGATTACCAGAAAATGATCGTTTTTCGATGCCACGTGATAAGATGGAGGCAGATATTGCGGTAGCCATGGCTGGTAGAGTAGCTGAAGAAATTATATTTGGTAAAGAAAAGGTAACTTCAGGAGCATCATCAGATATAAAGATGGCAACCAGAATGGCAAAGGCAATGGTTACCGATTGGGGGCTTAGCGATAAGGTCGGTCCTGTGTACCATGGAAGTGCTAGTGAAGATATGTATACTAATAGAAATAGTTCTAGTGATAGATCAGAAAGTACTTCAGAGTTAATAGATGAAGAAGTAAAGAAAATTGTTACTACCGGCTATGATTTAGCAAAAGACATTTTAACTAAGCACTTAGATCAACTTCATATACTTGCTAAAGCCTTAATAGAATATGAAACATTATCAGGTCAGCAAATTAAAAATTTACTTAGCAGCAGACAGCTAGACTCTGAAGAAGAAAATAACTTTCCTTTTGGTGCGGCATCATCTACCATAAAAATAGCCGAAGAAAAAGACCTTAAG